From one Candidatus Limnocylindrales bacterium genomic stretch:
- a CDS encoding nucleotidyltransferase family protein, whose amino-acid sequence MPERSCWPTPAQQDLLLAALAEPARALPAWQRCREHARSTREVGELRLLPLIDVNLRRAGVAEEDLAYARAQRRKATVANEILFRGLAPVVAALRERGIETILLKGVALSLRHYEQPGVRPMGDVDVLVSPRNAEQAVATLLELGFAPKTPLSARRIELIHAEDFADARGRHIDLHWRLYPQRREEIGGNGTGDELWSRSRPVELCGVPARVMSAADELLHVIVHGLHWSPQATLRWASDAAAIAKSTSEAVEWEVFVAEAQRLRFVAPARDGLDYLADVVGIAVPVAVRETLAALPVAGADRLEYRLGCRRSTYTVLGGLPIFAFQYAADARARGRRATPTGFLAYMAEYWGYDSVSAVLRRMGKRAVLRAWSVLSGRALPPPDPV is encoded by the coding sequence GTGCCTGAACGCAGCTGCTGGCCCACGCCGGCACAGCAGGATCTGTTGCTGGCGGCGCTGGCCGAGCCGGCGCGTGCGCTGCCGGCATGGCAGCGCTGCCGCGAGCACGCACGGTCGACGCGTGAAGTGGGCGAGCTGCGCCTGCTTCCCCTGATCGACGTCAACCTGCGCCGCGCCGGCGTGGCCGAAGAAGACCTGGCCTACGCGCGCGCGCAGCGCCGAAAGGCCACCGTGGCCAACGAGATCCTTTTCCGCGGCCTGGCCCCGGTCGTTGCCGCACTGCGCGAGCGAGGCATCGAGACGATTCTGCTCAAGGGCGTGGCGTTGTCGCTGCGCCACTACGAACAGCCGGGCGTGCGTCCGATGGGGGACGTCGACGTGCTGGTCTCTCCGCGCAACGCCGAACAGGCGGTGGCCACGCTGCTGGAGCTCGGGTTCGCGCCGAAGACGCCGCTCTCGGCCCGCCGCATCGAGCTGATCCACGCCGAAGACTTCGCCGACGCGCGCGGCCGCCACATCGACCTGCACTGGAGGCTGTATCCGCAGCGGCGAGAGGAGATCGGCGGCAACGGCACCGGCGACGAGCTGTGGAGCCGCAGCCGGCCAGTCGAGCTGTGCGGAGTGCCGGCACGCGTGATGTCGGCGGCCGACGAGCTGCTGCACGTGATCGTGCACGGCCTGCACTGGTCTCCGCAGGCCACGCTGCGGTGGGCGAGCGATGCCGCGGCGATCGCCAAGAGCACCTCCGAGGCCGTGGAGTGGGAGGTCTTCGTTGCCGAAGCGCAGCGCCTGCGTTTCGTGGCGCCCGCGCGTGACGGCCTCGACTATCTCGCCGACGTGGTCGGCATCGCCGTTCCCGTGGCCGTGCGCGAAACCCTCGCGGCTTTGCCGGTGGCCGGCGCCGATCGCCTAGAGTACCGGCTCGGGTGCCGGCGCAGCACGTATACGGTGCTCGGCGGTCTGCCGATCTTCGCGTTCCAGTACGCGGCCGATGCGCGAGCGCGCGGCCGCCGGGCGACGCCAACCGGTTTCCTGGCCTACATGGCCGAGTACTGGGGCTACGATTCGGTCTCGGCGGTGCTGCGCCGCATGGGCAAGCGTGCCGTCCTGCGAGCGTGGTCGGTGCTCAGCGGCCGCGCGCTTCCGCCGCCGGATCCGGTTTGA
- a CDS encoding phospholipase D-like domain-containing protein, translating to MIPVPRIPSAMQACYPLRGGNRVRPLVDGVPAFRAICEAVAAARRSVWVTVAFLDEDFALPDGAGGFFEVLERRAREGIDVRVLFWSEPEIETMIVGSAHFPAGEASYRSMAARAPHVLARWDRVEGYCHHQKSWLVDAGTEREVVFVGGINLDVCSVVSPGHPGGEAAAGASIHDAYVELRGPAAADVHHNFVQRWNEASERETQYGSFPVLELADDLPFPERTAGACGPTLVQVARTIQSDLYRLDAPAPGARPFPIAEGEFSIVEQYLAAVDAAERTIYLENQILLCPFLIERLEAALQRGVDVTVLVPALAMPEICRVRTHPRVKPVFDMIDALAQYDNFLLAGLGSNRPGGGYEDIYVHAKIALIDDEWTTIGSANAMFRSFRGDTEMNVTFWDQQVTRELRRELFSEHLGESINGADDRAALAIYRERAIENRRRRDDGQAMRGQVFAIQPTEWAVLRE from the coding sequence ATGATTCCCGTTCCGCGAATCCCGTCGGCCATGCAGGCTTGCTACCCGCTGCGAGGCGGCAACCGCGTGCGGCCGCTCGTCGACGGCGTCCCGGCGTTTCGCGCAATCTGCGAGGCCGTCGCCGCCGCGCGCCGCAGTGTGTGGGTGACGGTGGCCTTCCTGGACGAAGACTTCGCGCTGCCCGACGGGGCCGGCGGCTTTTTCGAGGTCCTGGAGCGGCGTGCACGCGAGGGAATCGACGTACGCGTGCTGTTCTGGAGCGAGCCCGAGATCGAGACGATGATCGTCGGCAGCGCCCATTTTCCGGCCGGCGAGGCCAGCTACCGATCGATGGCGGCGCGCGCGCCGCACGTCCTGGCGCGCTGGGACCGCGTCGAAGGCTACTGCCACCACCAGAAGAGCTGGCTGGTGGACGCCGGCACCGAGCGCGAGGTCGTGTTCGTCGGCGGCATCAATCTGGACGTGTGCTCGGTCGTCTCCCCCGGACATCCCGGCGGCGAGGCCGCGGCGGGCGCCAGCATCCATGATGCCTACGTCGAACTGCGAGGCCCGGCGGCCGCCGACGTCCACCACAACTTCGTGCAGCGCTGGAACGAGGCCAGCGAGCGCGAGACGCAGTACGGCAGCTTCCCGGTTCTCGAGCTGGCCGACGACCTGCCCTTTCCCGAGCGGACCGCCGGCGCGTGCGGGCCCACGCTGGTGCAGGTCGCGCGTACGATCCAGTCCGATCTTTATCGGCTGGACGCGCCGGCGCCGGGCGCAAGGCCGTTCCCGATCGCCGAGGGCGAGTTCAGCATCGTCGAGCAGTACCTCGCGGCCGTCGACGCGGCCGAGCGCACGATCTATCTCGAGAACCAGATCCTGCTCTGTCCCTTCCTGATCGAGCGTCTGGAGGCCGCGCTGCAGCGCGGAGTCGATGTCACCGTGCTCGTGCCGGCGCTGGCCATGCCCGAGATCTGCCGGGTGCGCACGCACCCGCGTGTCAAGCCGGTCTTCGACATGATCGATGCGCTGGCGCAGTACGACAACTTCCTGCTCGCCGGGCTGGGCTCCAATCGGCCCGGCGGCGGCTACGAAGACATCTACGTCCACGCCAAGATCGCGCTCATCGACGATGAATGGACGACCATCGGCTCGGCCAACGCCATGTTCCGGTCCTTCCGCGGCGACACCGAGATGAACGTGACGTTCTGGGACCAGCAGGTAACGCGCGAGCTGCGCCGCGAGCTGTTCAGCGAGCACCTGGGCGAGAGCATCAACGGCGCCGACGACCGCGCCGCGCTGGCGATCTACCGCGAGCGTGCCATCGAGAACCGCCGCAGGCGCGACGACGGCCAGGCCATGCGCGGCCAGGTCTTCGCGATCCAGCCGACCGAGTGGGCGGTGCTGCGCGAATAG
- a CDS encoding ABC transporter ATP-binding protein: MFFAKLQVMKRLGVNLRGAHIQAWRYYLGLHRGSLGRLSLAMLALVGQTLTLLAIPLAVKVLFERLDGAAPDTRIAFGFGAGIVALYFVNAAMTYIGRALLIGATATATETLRRDIVEKVFRLSTTAWARADRAIIESSLVQDAEKIDAMSVAGLATGLPSLIISAVLALALLWIEPVLLGVMLLTGPLLVLIDRTVGREVARRVADYRRAVAALNHRFTGALRRLPVIRAEAVEEHETAIHRELAAQTRLQRQRVAASGLAYGVLQNTVVHAVSAVVLLVGGAAVAQSSMPLGTLVSFYVGLMLLKNYVTAVMQCAPIAIEGAASLRGVVAFLELDEESPYRGSTCIDFRGNVRLEDVSYSYEGVPVLEGVSLVVESGKTTAVLGPNGAGKSTVAGVVLGLLAPEQGRVLADDHPMDTLDTRALRRHIGVVPQEPQLPATNLRECLAFGRPYATQVDIEEAARVATADRVIASLPRGYETDLGEESHRISGGERQRLALARALVHRPSLLVLDEPTNHLDADAVAGLLANLAALQPRPAVLLITHDREVLSSCDRIYELRPLAEAREQGRPQVRELPVPVRGAPAAVVGLPRRPRDVRA, translated from the coding sequence ATGTTTTTCGCGAAGCTGCAGGTGATGAAGAGGCTGGGCGTGAACCTGCGCGGCGCGCACATCCAGGCATGGCGCTACTATCTGGGGCTGCACCGCGGCAGCCTCGGACGGTTGTCGCTGGCGATGCTGGCGCTGGTCGGCCAGACGCTGACGCTTCTGGCCATACCGCTGGCCGTCAAGGTCCTGTTCGAGCGCCTCGACGGGGCCGCGCCGGACACGCGGATCGCCTTCGGCTTCGGAGCCGGCATCGTCGCGCTCTACTTCGTCAACGCCGCCATGACCTACATCGGCCGCGCGCTTCTGATCGGCGCGACCGCCACGGCCACCGAGACGCTGCGCCGCGACATCGTCGAGAAGGTCTTTCGGCTCTCCACGACGGCGTGGGCGCGCGCGGACCGCGCCATCATCGAGAGCTCGCTGGTGCAGGACGCCGAGAAGATCGACGCGATGAGCGTTGCCGGGCTGGCCACCGGCCTGCCGTCGCTGATCATCAGCGCCGTGCTGGCGTTGGCGCTGCTGTGGATCGAGCCGGTGCTGCTCGGCGTGATGCTGCTGACGGGGCCGCTGCTGGTCCTCATCGATCGCACCGTGGGACGCGAGGTCGCACGACGCGTGGCCGACTACCGGCGCGCCGTGGCCGCTCTCAACCACCGTTTCACCGGCGCGCTGCGGCGGCTGCCGGTGATCCGCGCCGAGGCGGTCGAAGAGCACGAGACGGCAATCCATCGTGAGCTGGCTGCACAGACCCGGCTCCAGCGCCAGCGCGTGGCCGCCTCCGGTCTGGCCTACGGCGTCCTGCAGAACACCGTCGTCCATGCCGTCAGCGCGGTCGTGCTGCTGGTCGGCGGCGCCGCCGTCGCGCAGAGTAGCATGCCGCTGGGCACGCTGGTGTCGTTCTACGTCGGCCTGATGCTGCTCAAGAACTACGTCACCGCCGTCATGCAGTGCGCGCCCATCGCCATCGAAGGCGCCGCCTCGCTGCGAGGCGTGGTGGCGTTCCTCGAGCTGGACGAGGAGTCGCCGTATCGCGGAAGCACGTGCATCGACTTCCGCGGCAACGTGCGGCTGGAGGACGTCTCGTATTCCTACGAAGGCGTCCCGGTGCTCGAGGGCGTCAGCCTGGTCGTCGAATCCGGCAAGACCACCGCCGTGCTGGGACCCAACGGCGCGGGCAAGAGCACGGTGGCGGGCGTCGTGCTCGGGCTGCTGGCGCCCGAGCAGGGCAGGGTGCTGGCGGACGACCATCCGATGGACACGCTCGATACGCGTGCGCTGCGGCGCCACATCGGCGTGGTGCCGCAGGAGCCGCAGCTTCCGGCCACCAACCTGCGCGAGTGCCTGGCCTTCGGCCGTCCCTATGCCACCCAGGTCGACATCGAGGAAGCGGCGCGCGTGGCCACGGCCGATCGCGTCATCGCCTCGCTGCCGCGCGGCTACGAGACGGATCTCGGCGAGGAGTCGCACCGCATCTCCGGAGGAGAGCGCCAGCGCCTGGCTCTGGCGCGCGCTCTGGTCCATCGGCCTTCGCTGCTGGTGCTGGACGAGCCGACCAATCACCTCGACGCCGATGCGGTGGCCGGTCTGCTGGCCAACCTCGCCGCGCTGCAGCCGCGTCCCGCGGTGCTGCTGATCACGCACGATCGCGAGGTGCTGTCTTCGTGCGACCGCATCTACGAGCTTCGCCCGCTGGCCGAAGCGCGCGAGCAGGGCAGGCCGCAGGTTCGCGAGCTGCCCGTGCCGGTGCGCGGCGCTCCCGCCGCCGTCGTCGGGCTGCCGCGCCGTCCCCGGGACGTTCGTGCCTGA
- a CDS encoding DUF4056 domain-containing protein, whose product MRRIRAIVAAIVFALTASFGITSADQFLQMRAELAGGPTQTYSTAALFDDLVSPSEQTAAATWNVSPPTGLRPCCALGHNLGVAVGPVPVPIVRLDNVIHPNALGRHRYNSNLINLAIDRRTGLGLREQNGILYTCGGGVIDTAHIRDYADLTVYLYSVLEPRLGRPQTIELPDQAGRRFVQLHEIAPELLERVGRRTLALELAGWISFQLSIWHETASWYGWSSVPLFPETVSAFSPEDLYTNVLGIRLAFALIRAGRTATQQDYERAMDESMPRLLARLGAMPAALSRSVLSAIDGVWWTSTERLPHREVVQLRSFDTGPHMVPLRVPRQRLHETLGEYAADYCAAWQDRPVVLEVPTRAGDVSLSELATVEIEPMRDLADDIAAITGTARITHDDLPRIVENIAAADRQRTYSRSTAHSVGWIAKTWPRMAWPSSRLRRFSMARSR is encoded by the coding sequence ATGCGCCGCATCCGTGCAATCGTCGCCGCCATCGTCTTCGCGCTGACGGCCTCCTTCGGCATCACGTCGGCCGACCAGTTCCTGCAGATGCGCGCGGAGCTGGCCGGAGGGCCGACGCAGACATACTCGACGGCGGCGCTCTTCGACGATCTGGTGTCCCCTTCGGAGCAGACGGCGGCCGCAACGTGGAACGTTTCGCCGCCGACGGGCCTGCGGCCGTGCTGCGCGCTCGGCCACAACCTCGGAGTCGCCGTCGGGCCCGTCCCCGTTCCCATCGTCCGCCTCGACAACGTCATCCATCCCAATGCGCTTGGCCGCCACCGCTACAACAGCAACCTCATCAATCTTGCCATCGATCGACGCACCGGGCTCGGCCTGCGCGAGCAGAACGGAATCCTGTACACGTGCGGCGGCGGCGTCATCGATACCGCGCACATCCGCGATTATGCGGACCTGACGGTCTATCTGTACTCGGTCCTGGAGCCGCGTCTCGGGCGGCCGCAGACGATCGAGCTTCCCGACCAGGCCGGACGCCGCTTCGTTCAACTGCACGAGATCGCGCCCGAGCTGCTGGAGCGGGTCGGGCGTCGGACGCTGGCCCTGGAGCTGGCCGGATGGATCTCGTTCCAGCTCTCGATCTGGCATGAGACGGCGAGCTGGTACGGCTGGTCCAGCGTGCCGCTGTTTCCCGAGACCGTCTCCGCCTTCTCTCCCGAGGACCTCTACACCAACGTTCTCGGCATCCGTCTGGCGTTCGCGTTGATCCGCGCGGGCCGTACGGCGACGCAGCAGGACTACGAGCGCGCCATGGATGAAAGCATGCCGCGGCTGCTCGCGCGGCTCGGCGCCATGCCGGCGGCGTTGTCGCGATCGGTCCTGTCCGCGATCGATGGCGTCTGGTGGACGTCCACCGAACGGCTGCCACACCGGGAGGTCGTGCAGCTACGGAGCTTCGATACAGGCCCGCACATGGTGCCGCTGCGCGTGCCGCGGCAGCGCCTGCACGAGACGCTCGGCGAATACGCGGCCGACTACTGCGCGGCGTGGCAGGATCGGCCGGTCGTGCTCGAGGTGCCGACGCGCGCCGGCGACGTTTCTCTTTCGGAGCTGGCGACCGTCGAGATCGAGCCGATGCGCGATCTTGCCGACGACATCGCGGCCATCACGGGGACCGCGCGCATCACGCACGACGACCTGCCGCGGATCGTCGAGAACATCGCCGCCGCCGATCGGCAGCGGACCTATTCGCGCAGCACCGCCCACTCGGTCGGCTGGATCGCGAAGACCTGGCCGCGCATGGCCTGGCCGTCGTCGCGCCTGCGGCGGTTCTCGATGGCACGCTCGCGGTAG
- a CDS encoding sterol desaturase family protein, which yields MSDPTIYAVPFFLVTMLAESVLIARMKLHEGAALRGYERRDTAASLGMGVGNVLINLFMKGVSLATLQLFAALAPLQLDSSSAATWVLALLVGDFCYYWFHRLSHEVRFLWAAHVNHHSSRHYNLSTALRQSWTTPLTYMPFFWPMALIGFDPMLVLTVQAVNTLYQYWIHTETIGKLGPLEWLLNTPSHHRVHHGTNLEYLDRNHGGMLIVWDRLFGTFEPEAAPVTYGLTRNIETFDLVEIAFHEWKALAADVRGASNFREALGYILQPPGWSPDGRSHTADELRAMQQSA from the coding sequence GTGAGCGATCCGACGATCTACGCCGTTCCCTTCTTCCTGGTCACCATGCTCGCTGAGAGCGTCTTGATCGCGCGCATGAAGCTGCACGAGGGCGCGGCCCTGCGCGGCTACGAGAGGCGCGACACGGCCGCCAGCCTGGGGATGGGCGTGGGAAACGTTCTCATCAACCTGTTCATGAAGGGCGTGTCGCTGGCCACGCTGCAGCTGTTCGCGGCCCTCGCGCCGCTGCAGCTCGACTCGTCCAGCGCCGCGACCTGGGTGCTGGCGCTGCTGGTGGGCGACTTCTGCTACTACTGGTTCCATCGCCTCAGCCACGAGGTGCGCTTCTTGTGGGCGGCGCACGTCAACCATCACTCCAGCCGCCACTACAACCTCTCGACGGCGCTGCGCCAGTCGTGGACGACGCCGCTGACGTACATGCCGTTCTTCTGGCCCATGGCGTTGATCGGCTTCGATCCGATGCTGGTGCTCACCGTGCAGGCGGTCAACACGCTCTACCAGTACTGGATCCACACCGAGACGATCGGGAAGCTCGGGCCGCTCGAGTGGCTGCTGAACACGCCGTCGCATCACCGCGTCCATCACGGCACCAATCTGGAGTATCTCGATCGCAATCACGGCGGCATGCTGATCGTGTGGGACCGGCTGTTCGGAACGTTCGAGCCGGAGGCGGCTCCGGTCACCTACGGGTTGACCAGGAACATCGAGACGTTCGATCTGGTGGAGATCGCGTTTCACGAATGGAAGGCGCTGGCCGCCGACGTACGCGGCGCGTCCAACTTCCGCGAAGCCCTCGGCTACATCCTGCAACCGCCCGGCTGGAGCCCCGACGGCCGTTCGCATACGGCCGACGAGCTGCGCGCCATGCAGCAGTCGGCCTAG
- a CDS encoding TetR/AcrR family transcriptional regulator — protein MPAATVGRGRRSQEERSASTQRLLLDAAVDCLVEHGYGALTTTMVAERAGVSRGAQLHHYRSRAALVAAAVEHVFAGLTDDYRAAFAALDRAQRTPAAAVSLLWSMYGQRRHQAILDLYAAARTDEELRAVLLPVAAAHAQNVRTLAAEYFPHAASDARFHVTLELLLQAMLGMALARCLYGDEGMSPELVPALEAMATQAVADAAAAPAGMPPRPLRETPLPARPRSRSPKKEKPS, from the coding sequence ATGCCAGCCGCCACCGTCGGCCGAGGCCGCCGATCGCAGGAGGAGAGAAGCGCCTCGACGCAGCGCCTGCTGCTCGACGCGGCCGTCGACTGCCTCGTCGAGCACGGCTATGGCGCGCTGACGACGACGATGGTTGCCGAGCGGGCCGGCGTCTCGCGCGGCGCGCAGCTCCACCACTACCGCAGCCGGGCCGCCCTCGTGGCTGCTGCAGTCGAGCATGTCTTCGCCGGCCTGACCGACGATTACCGCGCGGCCTTCGCCGCGCTCGATCGAGCCCAGCGCACTCCCGCTGCGGCGGTGTCGCTGCTGTGGTCGATGTACGGACAGCGGCGCCACCAGGCCATCCTCGACCTCTATGCAGCCGCGCGCACCGACGAGGAGCTGCGTGCGGTGCTGCTGCCGGTGGCGGCAGCGCACGCGCAGAACGTTCGCACGCTCGCCGCCGAGTACTTTCCGCACGCGGCCTCTGACGCGCGATTCCACGTGACGCTCGAGCTGCTGCTGCAGGCCATGCTCGGCATGGCGCTGGCCCGCTGCCTCTACGGCGACGAAGGCATGTCGCCGGAGCTTGTGCCGGCTCTCGAAGCCATGGCCACGCAGGCCGTCGCCGATGCCGCGGCCGCGCCGGCTGGCATGCCGCCGCGGCCGTTGCGCGAGACGCCGCTTCCCGCGCGGCCGCGGTCCCGCTCGCCGAAAAAGGAGAAGCCGTCGTGA
- a CDS encoding cyclase family protein, which produces MHRHRILPAAIAAALVSCTTGLARSQSVDLARVEMVDLTHAFNTSTIYWPTAPSGFTFMHLSHGHTPGGYFYSAGAFNAPEHGGTHLDAPIHFFENGQAVEQIPLERLMGPAVVVDVRASAAGNPDYEVGVVDITSHSAVNGPIAKGTIVLIRTGWASRWGDRRAYLGDDTPGDASSLHFPGLSAEAARYLADKGVAAVGIDTASLDPGRSTDFQAHRVLARAGVPGFENLNIPETLPAKGITVLALPMKIEGGSGAPLRAVALVPRR; this is translated from the coding sequence ATGCACCGCCATCGGATTCTTCCTGCCGCCATCGCTGCCGCGCTCGTGTCGTGCACCACCGGCCTCGCCCGCTCCCAGAGCGTGGACCTGGCCAGGGTCGAGATGGTCGACCTGACGCATGCGTTCAACACTTCGACCATCTACTGGCCCACGGCCCCGAGCGGCTTCACGTTTATGCACCTCTCGCACGGGCATACGCCCGGGGGGTACTTCTATTCCGCGGGCGCATTCAACGCGCCGGAGCACGGCGGCACGCATCTGGACGCGCCGATCCATTTTTTCGAGAACGGACAGGCCGTCGAGCAGATTCCGCTCGAACGGCTGATGGGGCCGGCCGTGGTGGTGGATGTCCGGGCCTCGGCGGCGGGCAATCCGGACTACGAGGTCGGCGTCGTCGACATCACCAGCCACAGCGCGGTCAACGGGCCCATCGCCAAGGGGACGATCGTTCTCATCCGAACCGGCTGGGCATCGCGGTGGGGCGACCGCCGCGCCTACCTCGGCGACGATACGCCTGGCGACGCCAGCAGCCTGCACTTTCCGGGGCTGAGCGCGGAGGCCGCCCGTTATCTCGCCGACAAGGGAGTGGCCGCCGTCGGCATAGACACGGCATCGCTGGATCCGGGCCGCTCCACCGACTTCCAGGCGCACCGCGTGCTGGCCAGGGCGGGCGTGCCGGGCTTCGAGAACCTCAACATACCCGAGACGCTGCCGGCCAAGGGCATCACGGTGCTGGCCCTGCCGATGAAGATCGAGGGCGGGTCGGGCGCGCCGCTGCGCGCAGTGGCGCTGGTGCCCCGGCGCTAG
- a CDS encoding acyl-CoA dehydrogenase family protein: MDFDIPADIRRKLAELDDFIEREIKPLESDNMQFFDHRREWARTDWENDGQPRREWEELLGEMRRRADAAGHLRYSLPRELGGQDGSNLGMAIIREHLAAKGLGLHNDLQNESSIVGNFPVVHMFAEFGTDEQKREFLEDMITGRKRVAFGLTEPDHGSDATWLETTARRDGDDWIIDGAKRFNTGLHNATHDLIFARTGGKAGEPRGITCFLVPTDAPGFHVEFMWWTFNMPSDHAEVRLENVRVPASAIVHVEGEGMVLAQHFVHENRIRQAASSLGAAQYCIDESVEYSRKRKTWGKALAVNQAIQFPLVELQTEAEMVRGLVYKTAWQLDRGHHMEVSAMVSMANYRANRLVCEAADQAMQVHGGVGYSRHKPFEHIYRHHRRYRITEGSEEIQIRRIAGHLFGFTSGR; the protein is encoded by the coding sequence GTGGACTTCGACATTCCGGCCGACATCCGCCGCAAGCTCGCGGAGCTTGACGACTTCATCGAGCGCGAGATCAAGCCGCTCGAGTCCGACAACATGCAGTTCTTCGATCACCGGCGCGAGTGGGCGCGCACCGATTGGGAGAACGACGGACAGCCGCGACGCGAGTGGGAAGAGCTGCTGGGCGAGATGCGTCGGCGCGCCGATGCCGCCGGACACCTGCGCTATTCGCTGCCGCGTGAGCTCGGCGGCCAGGATGGATCCAACCTCGGCATGGCCATCATCCGCGAGCACCTGGCCGCCAAGGGGCTGGGGCTGCACAACGATCTTCAGAACGAGAGCTCCATCGTCGGCAACTTCCCGGTCGTGCACATGTTCGCCGAATTCGGAACGGACGAGCAGAAGCGCGAGTTCCTCGAGGACATGATCACGGGACGGAAGCGCGTCGCCTTCGGCCTGACCGAGCCCGATCATGGCTCCGATGCCACGTGGCTCGAGACGACCGCCCGCCGTGACGGCGACGACTGGATCATCGACGGCGCCAAGCGCTTCAACACGGGCCTCCACAACGCCACGCACGACCTGATCTTCGCGCGCACCGGGGGCAAGGCGGGCGAGCCCCGCGGCATCACCTGCTTCCTCGTTCCCACCGACGCCCCCGGCTTCCATGTCGAGTTCATGTGGTGGACGTTCAACATGCCCTCCGACCACGCCGAGGTGCGGCTGGAGAACGTGCGTGTTCCGGCCTCCGCCATCGTTCACGTGGAAGGAGAAGGCATGGTGCTCGCGCAGCACTTCGTGCACGAGAACCGCATCCGGCAGGCGGCCTCCAGCCTGGGAGCCGCGCAATACTGCATCGATGAGTCGGTGGAGTATTCGCGCAAGCGCAAGACCTGGGGCAAGGCGCTGGCGGTCAACCAGGCCATCCAGTTTCCGCTCGTCGAGCTGCAGACCGAGGCCGAGATGGTGCGCGGCCTTGTCTACAAGACCGCCTGGCAGCTCGACCGCGGGCATCACATGGAAGTCAGCGCCATGGTGTCGATGGCCAACTATCGCGCCAACCGGCTCGTGTGCGAGGCCGCCGATCAGGCGATGCAGGTGCATGGGGGAGTAGGCTACTCGCGGCACAAGCCCTTCGAGCACATCTACCGGCATCACCGCCGCTATCGCATCACCGAGGGCTCCGAGGAAATCCAGATCCGGCGCATTGCCGGCCACCTCTTCGGCTTCACCAGCGGCCGCTGA